The window GAAGGATTTCTAACAGAGATTGGATATGGAAGATGGCTACCATTAGGTttgatattttgaaatttgCTTCTAAAAGGTATGgtaaaatcatcaataaaaaattgcGAATTGCTAGCATCAAATTGATGACTTATACCAGAACTTGCACTTGGTGTGTGACCTATATAATTATTAGAGGAACCCATATAAATTGGATGGTTCACATACTGAGAAAAAGGAATGGTCCCTTTAGTTGGAATTGTTGCTACCAAGGATTCATTGTTGGTTCTTGTAAAAGAATAATTTGGAGGTATGAACAATGAATTACGATCTCCTTGGCTATTACCACCATAACAATTTCCTGTATTtacaattattagttttttgaaTTAGAAgaattattaaactaaaatatgatTATTGTTTTACCTTTTGTTACACAAGGAATCCCCTTAGTTGGAATTGGCGCTACCAAGGATGCATTGTTGCTACTTGTAAAAGAATAATTTGATGGCATGAACAATGAATTATGGTCTCCTCGGCTATTACCACCATAACAATTTCCTACATTTATAATGATTAGTGGCTTgaactataaaaattattaagctAAAAGGTGATTATGAATTTACCTTTCATTACACAAGGATCAATCTCCTTATTTGGAAGTGACGCTACCAAGGATGCATTGTTGGTTCTTGTAAAAGAATAACTTGAAGTCATGAACAATGAATTATGGTCTCCTCTGTTATTGTCACCATAACAATTTCCTACATTTAGCATGATTAGTGACTTGATTTAGAAgaattattaaactaaaatatgatTATTGATTTACCTTTTGTTACACAAGGATTGATTGTTGTACCTCCATACAAAGTTTTCATTGAGACATTTCCATAACCAAAAATGGGCTTGGTGATATCCATTGAATTATGAAAAGGATTGCTTTGATTGACAAGTCGCTTAAACTCAgcttcatgcatttttttatgatCTTCAAGACCTTcataattgtcaaatgctctgtCACAATAAGAGCAACAATTGCATTTCTCTTTCCCCTTAGCATTTTCTTTATCGAAAGCTGAAGAAGTATTCATCGTGAATGAGAAAACCAACTCTTTCAGCAAAGATTTAAACAGATCAAAATGAGTTATTTGAGTGAGGAAGTATGCCTACCCCTcaaacttatttatattttctttaaaaaaaaatataaatacaatagGAATACTATTTACGGAAACCGACAATGGTGGCATTAATAGAAAGACGTCATGTATATTCAATAGTGACATTAATTAAAGACATCACGTATATTCAATAGGGGTATTAAAGAAACaatatcttaaattatttatataatataaccaTTAatgcttatatattttttggtattgAGGAAGGCAAGAGCccaaacaaatttaaaacaaattctaTAGTGTATTGTTAACCTCGTGacacttataaacaaaaaaatggctTTACATCATTGGGGGTCTATCTACAATATGCAATATAAACTCCTACTTGTGAGATAAATAATCAACaccatttcttttttaaacatatttaagtattGAATATTGTCATATTTTTTCCCTTAATGGTTAATTAAACTGATAAGtcgaaataaattatgttttctc of the Glycine max cultivar Williams 82 chromosome 13, Glycine_max_v4.0, whole genome shotgun sequence genome contains:
- the LOC102668744 gene encoding uncharacterized protein, coding for MNTSSAFDKENAKGKEKCNCCSYCDRAFDNYEGLEDHKKMHEAEFKRLVNQSNPFHNSMDITKPIFGYGNVSMKTLYGGTTINPCVTKGNCYGDNNRGDHNSLFMTSSYSFTRTNNASLVASLPNKEIDPCVMKGNCYGGNSRGDHNSLFMPSNYSFTSSNNASLVAPIPTKGIPCVTKGNCYGGNSQGDRNSLFIPPNYSFTRTNNESLVATIPTKGTIPFSQYVNHPIYMGSSNNYIGHTPSASSGISHQFDASNSQFFIDDFTIPFRSKFQNIKPNGSHLPYPISVRNPSLPGYHMTERGLSIFPYSIKPFFVDTQTHSISLNNIHQIYERVKKHNRDEVQEKSSMMNPPKRPNINYGPLVCHEREMLQKNESLFSTKDAKLKAIGAIVFNDEGKIGSTSESKNNTKEQEDDDLDLSLHL